One part of the uncultured Bacteroides sp. genome encodes these proteins:
- a CDS encoding TlpA disulfide reductase family protein — protein sequence MEKRNLIKLFLLILLALPMSCISKTPGSFTIKGNIQGIPDGSKMLLTPGGTHKTEKAIAEAIIKGGQFTFSGSIEDPLQFHITVDGYYGSCSLVIDNENVSVSAKASLSTNGNNKIYVFDNIKITGSKLNDEYLEKKSPRNSLDSLYKAYHDNNDIILKAVDKARTEKNKTALDSLYKTAEWKKFAADEKNFFDTVETITNSIIISNKDSWWGPFLMMDMMSYFTGEQKTLYESFSQQAKDSYYGKLVKEELYPKGFVGTKSPSFNVTENGKIIPAITLFKGKKYILIDFWASWCNPCRKEIPNLKAQYAKYAGKGLQIISISIDKKKADWEKALKEEQLKWPNYLDQNGIADLFKVKLIPAIFLLDANGKVIGEQLRGESLSKKLDELFK from the coding sequence ATGGAAAAGAGAAATTTAATAAAATTGTTCTTGCTGATTTTATTGGCATTACCAATGTCATGCATATCAAAAACACCGGGTTCATTTACTATAAAGGGGAATATACAAGGTATTCCTGATGGTTCAAAAATGCTATTAACACCAGGTGGAACTCACAAAACAGAAAAGGCTATTGCAGAAGCTATTATTAAAGGCGGACAGTTTACATTTAGCGGTTCAATTGAAGATCCTCTCCAGTTTCACATAACTGTTGACGGATATTATGGTTCTTGCTCTTTAGTTATCGATAACGAAAATGTATCAGTTTCTGCAAAAGCATCTCTTAGTACAAATGGAAACAATAAAATATATGTTTTTGACAACATTAAAATTACCGGAAGTAAACTAAATGATGAATATCTTGAGAAAAAGTCTCCAAGAAACTCTTTAGACTCCCTTTATAAAGCTTATCACGATAATAATGATATTATTCTGAAAGCTGTAGATAAAGCCAGAACTGAAAAAAATAAAACAGCATTAGACTCTTTATACAAAACAGCCGAATGGAAAAAGTTTGCAGCTGATGAAAAAAACTTCTTCGACACAGTTGAAACTATCACTAACAGTATTATAATCAGTAATAAGGATTCATGGTGGGGACCATTTCTTATGATGGATATGATGAGCTATTTCACCGGAGAACAAAAAACATTATATGAATCCTTTTCACAACAAGCTAAAGATAGCTATTATGGCAAATTAGTAAAAGAAGAACTTTATCCTAAAGGATTTGTAGGCACCAAGTCTCCATCATTCAATGTTACTGAAAATGGGAAAATTATTCCGGCAATTACTCTATTTAAAGGGAAGAAATATATTCTAATCGACTTTTGGGCTTCCTGGTGTAACCCATGCAGAAAGGAAATTCCTAACCTAAAAGCTCAATATGCTAAATATGCAGGCAAAGGACTTCAAATTATAAGTATTTCTATTGATAAGAAAAAGGCTGACTGGGAAAAAGCTCTGAAAGAAGAACAACTTAAATGGCCTAATTATCTGGATCAAAATGGAATTGCTGATTTGTTTAAGGTTAAATTAATTCCTGCAATATTTTTATTAGATGCTAACGGAAAAGTTATTGGAGAACAACTACGCGGTGAATCTCTAAGTAAAAAACTGGATGAACTTTTTAAATAG
- a CDS encoding cytochrome c biogenesis protein CcdA: protein MFKRSFFSLTLLLLASCIYAQIQEPVKFSSKFKALSDTEAEITFTGSIESGWHVYSVNLPSGGPISATFNTDKIDGVKLVGKLTPTSKEISKYDKIFEMNLKYFEHSVVFVQKIKFTKPVYNIKGYLEYGACDDENCLPPTQVSFNFSGKNDKVKADEQRAAQNEQVNAPVADTVSVKAIQNTDSVAADSATAIKSNYWKPVITQLNAMGDGNNQKNMGWIYIFITGFAGGLLALFTPCVWPIIPMTVSFFLKRSKDKKKGIKDAWTYGASIVVIYVSLGLLITLLFGANALNSLSTNAVFNILFFLMLVVFAASFFGAFEITLPSSWTTAIDSKSEKTTGLLSIFLMAFTLSLVSFSCTGPIIGFLLVQVSTTGDIIAPAIGMLGFAIALALPFTLFALFPSWLKSMPKSGGWMNVIKVFLGFLELAFALKFLSVADLAYGWKILDRETFLALWIVIFAMLGFYLLGKIRFPHDDDDNKVSVPRFFMALISLAFAAYMVPGLWGAPLKAVSAFAPPMKTQDFNLYANEVHPKFTDYDEGMEYAKKNKKPVMIDFTGYGCVNCRKMEASVWTDNKVSELINNDYVLITLYVDEKQPLPEQVTIKENGTERILRTVGDKWSYLQRTKFGANAQPFYVLLNNEGDPLTKSYAYNEDIGKYVNFLQTGLDNYIR from the coding sequence ATGTTTAAAAGATCTTTCTTTTCTCTAACTCTCTTATTACTAGCCTCCTGTATCTACGCTCAGATACAGGAACCGGTAAAGTTCAGTTCCAAGTTCAAAGCATTATCGGACACTGAAGCAGAAATCACATTCACAGGTTCTATTGAAAGTGGGTGGCATGTATATTCTGTGAATTTACCTTCAGGAGGACCTATTTCGGCTACTTTCAACACTGATAAAATAGATGGTGTAAAGCTGGTTGGAAAACTAACTCCTACTTCAAAGGAAATTTCAAAGTACGATAAGATCTTTGAAATGAACTTGAAATACTTTGAACATAGTGTCGTTTTTGTGCAGAAAATAAAGTTCACAAAGCCAGTATACAATATAAAAGGTTATTTGGAATATGGTGCTTGTGACGATGAAAACTGCCTGCCTCCTACTCAGGTTTCCTTCAATTTTTCAGGGAAAAACGATAAGGTTAAAGCTGATGAGCAACGTGCGGCACAAAATGAACAAGTTAATGCTCCGGTAGCAGACACAGTTTCTGTAAAAGCCATTCAGAATACCGACAGTGTAGCAGCCGACTCTGCCACTGCAATAAAAAGCAATTACTGGAAACCGGTAATCACTCAGCTTAATGCGATGGGTGATGGAAACAACCAGAAGAATATGGGATGGATTTACATCTTTATTACCGGGTTTGCAGGAGGATTACTGGCTTTGTTTACTCCATGTGTATGGCCTATTATTCCTATGACTGTAAGCTTCTTCCTCAAAAGGAGTAAAGATAAAAAGAAAGGAATCAAGGATGCGTGGACTTACGGAGCTTCTATCGTGGTGATTTACGTAAGTTTGGGACTGCTTATCACATTGTTGTTCGGAGCCAATGCGTTGAATTCTCTTTCAACAAATGCCGTGTTCAATATATTGTTCTTCCTGATGTTGGTTGTTTTTGCAGCATCATTCTTCGGAGCATTTGAAATAACATTACCTTCATCATGGACAACAGCTATTGACAGTAAATCAGAGAAAACAACAGGACTTTTAAGTATCTTCCTGATGGCTTTCACATTGTCACTGGTTTCTTTCTCATGCACCGGACCAATTATCGGATTCCTGCTGGTACAGGTATCCACTACGGGTGATATCATTGCCCCGGCTATTGGCATGCTAGGGTTTGCCATAGCATTGGCACTTCCGTTTACACTGTTTGCACTCTTCCCTTCCTGGCTGAAATCAATGCCTAAATCAGGAGGATGGATGAATGTAATCAAGGTATTCCTTGGATTCCTGGAACTGGCATTTGCACTGAAGTTTCTTTCCGTAGCCGACCTTGCCTATGGATGGAAAATACTGGATCGTGAAACATTCCTTGCCTTATGGATTGTAATCTTTGCAATGCTAGGATTCTATTTACTTGGGAAAATCCGATTTCCTCACGACGATGATGATAATAAGGTCAGTGTTCCACGTTTTTTCATGGCACTCATTTCACTGGCATTTGCAGCGTATATGGTTCCCGGACTTTGGGGTGCTCCGCTTAAAGCTGTCAGTGCTTTTGCTCCACCGATGAAGACACAGGATTTCAATTTGTATGCCAATGAAGTACATCCTAAGTTTACCGACTATGACGAAGGTATGGAGTATGCTAAAAAGAATAAAAAACCTGTTATGATAGACTTTACAGGATATGGTTGTGTAAATTGTCGTAAGATGGAAGCTTCTGTATGGACCGACAACAAGGTAAGCGAACTAATAAACAATGATTATGTGCTTATTACGCTTTATGTGGATGAAAAGCAACCATTACCAGAACAAGTTACTATTAAGGAGAACGGTACGGAACGTATTCTGCGTACAGTAGGCGACAAATGGAGTTACCTGCAGCGCACAAAGTTTGGGGCAAATGCTCAACCATTTTATGTATTGCTAAATAACGAAGGAGATCCTTTAACTAAGTCATATGCTTATAATGAGGATATCGGTAAGTACGTAAACTTCCTACAGACAGGGCTTGATAATTATATAAGATGA
- a CDS encoding L-serine ammonia-lyase, iron-sulfur-dependent, subunit alpha, whose product MTEFETKQIISLVKREVVPAIGCTEPIAVALCVAKAVETLQAAPTHIDVYLSANILKNAMGVGIPGTGMIGLPIAVALGALIGKSTYGLKVLKDVTPTDVERGKQLINAKSIQISLKENIAEKLYIEVICKTDKSCATAIISGGHTNFVYIAKDEEIILEVKTTSSEENDNATPALTLRIVYDFAMSTSINDIRFILDSAHLNKIAAQCAFKEDYGHGLGKILKQGKEQKIIGDNVFSKIVSYTSAACDARMAGAMIPVMSNSGSGNQGIAATLPVVVYAESNGNSEEELIRALMLSHLTVIYIKQSLGRLSALCGCVIAATGSSCGITHLMGGNYTNVSYAVKNMIANLTGMICDGAKPSCALKVTSGVSTAVFSAMMAMEEKCVSSVEGIIEDDVDKSIQNLTLIGSKGMNETDRYILDIMTHKC is encoded by the coding sequence ATAACTGAATTTGAGACAAAACAGATTATTTCCCTGGTAAAGCGCGAGGTTGTTCCGGCGATAGGTTGTACAGAACCTATTGCCGTAGCCTTGTGTGTAGCTAAAGCTGTAGAAACGTTGCAAGCAGCACCAACTCACATTGATGTATATTTAAGTGCCAATATCCTAAAAAATGCCATGGGAGTAGGCATTCCCGGAACAGGAATGATAGGTTTGCCTATAGCGGTAGCATTAGGAGCGCTTATTGGAAAATCAACCTACGGACTGAAAGTCCTCAAAGATGTAACTCCAACTGATGTAGAACGGGGAAAGCAACTCATCAATGCGAAGAGTATTCAGATTTCTCTAAAAGAAAACATTGCAGAGAAGCTATATATAGAGGTAATATGCAAAACTGACAAGAGCTGTGCAACAGCAATCATATCAGGTGGGCATACAAACTTTGTATATATTGCTAAAGACGAGGAAATTATTCTTGAAGTCAAGACAACTTCTTCAGAAGAAAATGACAATGCAACTCCGGCTCTCACACTTCGGATAGTTTACGATTTTGCAATGTCAACTTCTATTAACGATATTAGATTTATTTTAGACTCTGCTCATTTGAATAAAATCGCAGCTCAATGTGCATTCAAAGAGGATTACGGACACGGCTTGGGAAAGATATTAAAACAAGGAAAAGAGCAAAAAATTATCGGAGACAATGTTTTTTCAAAAATAGTATCATACACTTCTGCTGCTTGCGATGCACGTATGGCTGGTGCTATGATTCCGGTAATGAGTAATTCCGGCAGCGGGAATCAAGGTATTGCTGCAACACTTCCTGTGGTTGTTTATGCTGAAAGCAATGGCAACTCTGAAGAAGAACTGATACGAGCACTGATGTTAAGTCATCTCACTGTAATTTACATCAAGCAAAGTCTAGGCAGACTGTCAGCTTTGTGTGGTTGTGTCATTGCTGCCACTGGTTCCAGCTGTGGCATTACTCACTTAATGGGAGGAAACTATACCAATGTTTCCTATGCCGTAAAAAACATGATTGCCAACCTTACAGGGATGATTTGTGATGGAGCCAAACCTAGCTGTGCCTTAAAAGTAACAAGTGGCGTATCAACTGCTGTATTTTCTGCAATGATGGCAATGGAAGAAAAATGTGTTTCTTCTGTCGAAGGTATTATTGAAGATGATGTTGATAAGAGTATTCAGAACCTTACACTCATTGGATCTAAAGGCATGAATGAAACTGATAGATATATACTGGATATCATGACTCATAAATGCTAA
- a CDS encoding AMP-binding protein codes for MEENKLQHFEFDISKQVLILDGVTYSSVEALEFLKGKSEYDGLYSFLLEWFDGKAEIKVHTSGSTGKPKELVVRKEQMMQSARLTCEYLHLRKGDSALINMSLGYIAGKMMAVRALIAGLDIHYIPPCGHPLENVRKPFRFLSMVPLQVFNSLQVPEERKILEESDILIIGGGAIDMNLEEELKKLPGEIYCTYGMTETLSHIALKRINGGQASKSYYPFSSVDLSTSEEGTLVINAPLVSDVILQTNDIAEINPDGSFNIIGRKDNTINSGGVKIQIEQVEEKLKTLIHAPFAVTSKSDSKFGEIVVLLIVGSVDDEILKMEMSKVLTSFQVPKKIFVVDSIPLTESGKICRAKVKEIASTLS; via the coding sequence ATGGAAGAAAATAAGTTGCAGCACTTTGAATTTGATATAAGCAAACAAGTCCTGATCTTAGACGGTGTAACTTATTCATCTGTCGAGGCTTTGGAATTCCTGAAAGGAAAAAGTGAGTACGATGGCTTATACTCTTTTTTGCTTGAATGGTTTGATGGCAAGGCTGAAATAAAAGTTCATACTTCCGGTTCTACAGGCAAACCTAAAGAATTGGTAGTTCGCAAGGAACAGATGATGCAAAGCGCACGATTAACTTGCGAATATCTTCATTTAAGAAAAGGCGACTCTGCGCTGATAAATATGTCATTGGGGTACATTGCCGGGAAAATGATGGCAGTTCGAGCTTTGATTGCCGGACTCGATATTCATTATATTCCTCCTTGCGGTCACCCATTGGAAAATGTAAGAAAGCCTTTTCGCTTTTTATCGATGGTGCCTTTGCAGGTCTTTAATAGTCTGCAAGTGCCCGAAGAAAGAAAGATTCTCGAGGAATCTGATATCCTGATTATTGGTGGTGGTGCGATTGATATGAATTTGGAGGAAGAACTGAAAAAGCTTCCCGGTGAGATTTACTGTACCTATGGAATGACAGAAACACTTTCTCATATAGCATTGAAAAGAATCAATGGAGGGCAAGCATCTAAGAGCTATTATCCTTTTTCCTCAGTAGACCTTTCTACCTCAGAAGAGGGGACGCTTGTAATCAATGCACCTTTGGTTAGTGATGTTATATTGCAGACTAATGATATAGCAGAGATAAATCCCGATGGTAGTTTCAATATTATAGGTCGTAAGGATAATACTATAAATAGTGGAGGAGTAAAGATACAGATTGAGCAGGTGGAAGAGAAACTCAAGACTCTTATTCATGCACCTTTTGCTGTAACATCTAAGAGTGATTCAAAATTTGGCGAGATTGTTGTCTTACTTATTGTTGGTTCCGTTGATGATGAAATACTTAAAATGGAGATGAGTAAGGTACTGACTTCCTTTCAAGTTCCTAAAAAGATCTTTGTTGTCGATTCAATACCTTTAACTGAAAGCGGTAAGATCTGCAGAGCAAAAGTCAAAGAGATAGCTTCGACCTTAAGTTAA